The following proteins are co-located in the Thermoproteales archaeon genome:
- the hypF gene encoding carbamoyltransferase HypF, which translates to MSKAEARKLRIIGIVQGVGFRPFVYRLATSYDLKGYVINLGGSEVEVWVEGPVESIENFIRDLNLRKPPTAIIENLKVEKAQPRGYKEFKILKSEKKATVYSAIPPDFGICEHCMKEVLDSGSRWYLYPFNSCAWCGPRFSMMYTILYDRENTAMRDFPLCKDCLKEYSDPSNIRRFHAQGISCPKCGPKVFLTTKDGEEIDGDPIVTAAKLIDEGYIVAIKGVGGFHIASLASDDSVVAVLRERKRRPQKPFALMALDENTVFLIANPSLKHLELLRRLERPIVLLPKKEGSPVSELVAPGLNDLGIMLPYTSLHYLLLEQTKDRFLIMTSGNPPGLPIVKDNDKALAKLKHIADYFLLHNREIVNRVDDSVIRLSAGEVMMLRRSRGYVPYWFRLPFKLKRKVVAFGAMLANTGAVAFDEYVIPTQYVGDCENLENLDFLLSSLEFLEDAYKLNPEVIVSDKHPNYLTTTLASRISRENNKTHLKVQHHHAHIVSAMASNKLPQNAEVTGIAIDGVGYGDDGSIWGGEILHVTYYDYSREGHLEYLPLPGGDRATVWPARIIVGFLAERLGVEEAIAEAKKLNISKMLPYGEREIAVSAKITGESPRASSVGRFLDAVSALLGVCWHRTYEGEPAMKLEAAAYGGALIDELKLEYEERDDVAVILTREFIEKIIEIKDKQSLRDLAYTTQYSLGKVLAEIAIEKHKSLPIVVSGGAAVNDYILKGIKDVIAGKTALILPKSIPAGDGGISLGQAVIAGIVEK; encoded by the coding sequence ATGAGCAAAGCAGAGGCGCGCAAACTAAGAATAATAGGAATAGTTCAAGGAGTTGGATTTAGACCTTTCGTATACAGGCTTGCAACAAGTTACGATCTTAAAGGCTACGTAATTAATCTAGGAGGATCCGAAGTAGAAGTGTGGGTGGAAGGTCCGGTTGAATCTATCGAAAATTTTATTCGCGATTTGAATCTACGAAAACCGCCTACAGCTATTATAGAAAACTTAAAAGTTGAAAAAGCGCAGCCTAGAGGATATAAAGAGTTTAAAATACTTAAAAGCGAAAAAAAGGCAACTGTTTATTCTGCAATACCCCCTGATTTTGGAATATGTGAGCATTGCATGAAAGAAGTTTTGGATTCGGGCAGCAGATGGTATCTTTATCCTTTTAACAGTTGCGCTTGGTGCGGTCCAAGATTTTCAATGATGTATACGATATTATATGACCGGGAGAATACTGCTATGCGAGATTTCCCGCTTTGTAAAGATTGTCTAAAGGAGTATTCTGATCCATCAAATATAAGACGCTTCCACGCACAGGGTATTAGCTGCCCAAAATGCGGTCCTAAAGTCTTCCTTACCACCAAGGATGGAGAGGAAATTGATGGAGACCCTATTGTAACCGCTGCTAAGCTAATTGATGAAGGCTATATTGTGGCAATAAAAGGTGTTGGCGGCTTCCATATAGCCTCGTTAGCTAGCGACGACAGCGTCGTGGCAGTATTGAGAGAGAGAAAAAGGAGACCCCAGAAACCTTTTGCCTTAATGGCTCTCGATGAGAACACTGTTTTTCTAATTGCCAATCCATCGCTAAAGCATTTAGAGCTATTGCGAAGACTTGAAAGGCCTATTGTACTCTTACCGAAAAAGGAAGGCTCTCCTGTTTCTGAGCTTGTAGCTCCCGGGCTTAACGATCTGGGCATAATGCTACCTTATACATCGTTACATTATCTGCTTCTCGAGCAGACGAAGGATAGGTTTTTGATAATGACAAGCGGTAATCCTCCAGGGCTTCCCATAGTGAAAGATAACGACAAGGCATTAGCTAAGCTTAAACATATCGCGGATTACTTCCTTTTACATAACAGAGAAATCGTTAACCGCGTAGACGATAGCGTGATAAGGCTATCGGCTGGAGAAGTTATGATGTTGAGAAGAAGTAGGGGGTACGTTCCCTACTGGTTTAGGCTACCTTTTAAACTTAAAAGAAAAGTTGTCGCTTTCGGCGCTATGCTAGCTAACACTGGCGCTGTAGCCTTTGATGAATATGTAATACCAACTCAATACGTAGGCGACTGCGAAAACCTTGAAAACCTAGATTTTCTACTTTCATCTCTAGAGTTTCTTGAAGACGCTTATAAGCTAAATCCAGAAGTTATCGTAAGTGACAAGCACCCAAACTATTTGACTACGACGCTCGCTAGTAGAATCAGCAGAGAAAATAACAAGACACATTTAAAGGTGCAACACCACCACGCCCACATTGTATCGGCTATGGCTTCAAACAAGCTACCGCAAAACGCGGAAGTTACTGGTATAGCAATCGACGGGGTAGGCTACGGAGATGATGGTTCAATATGGGGAGGAGAAATATTGCACGTAACATATTATGACTATTCGAGAGAAGGCCATCTGGAATATCTTCCTCTTCCTGGAGGAGATAGGGCAACCGTTTGGCCGGCGAGAATAATAGTTGGTTTTCTAGCTGAAAGACTTGGAGTAGAAGAAGCTATAGCTGAAGCTAAGAAGCTAAATATAAGCAAAATGTTGCCCTATGGAGAGAGAGAAATAGCTGTTTCAGCTAAAATCACCGGAGAATCTCCGCGGGCGTCTAGCGTTGGAAGATTTTTAGATGCTGTTTCTGCACTGCTTGGCGTATGCTGGCATAGAACCTACGAAGGTGAGCCTGCAATGAAACTGGAGGCGGCTGCCTATGGCGGAGCTTTGATTGATGAATTAAAGCTTGAGTATGAAGAAAGAGATGACGTAGCCGTGATTTTAACTAGAGAATTCATAGAGAAAATTATTGAAATAAAAGATAAACAGTCCCTTAGAGACCTCGCCTACACTACGCAGTACTCATTAGGTAAAGTTTTGGCTGAGATAGCTATTGAAAAGCATAAATCATTGCCTATCGTTGTCTCCGGTGGAGCGGCAGTCAACGATTATATTCTTAAGGGAATAAAGGATGTTATAGCGGGCAAAACTGCCTTAATACTTCCTAAATCTATACCAGCGGGAGATGGGGGGATCAGCCTTGGACAGGCTGTAATAGCTGGTATCGTGGAAAAATAG
- a CDS encoding HAD family hydrolase yields MSNIENLIFDLDGTLIKLPVDWRAAYNKVRDETGKFFSSLIELYSETWNTKLYEKISRIVEEYELEAAKSFQILDNSDKLILELSRKYRLGLVTLQGKNVALKILSEMGILEKFEVVITRNDAPARLLQLKNVINEANFDPRETLVVGDRDADVEAALKLGCWAVLVDRKGKAERYDEPEQRFFIVYSLQKIPEIITAIEA; encoded by the coding sequence ATGTCTAATATCGAAAACTTAATTTTCGATCTAGATGGAACGTTGATTAAACTTCCGGTGGATTGGCGCGCCGCTTATAATAAGGTAAGAGACGAGACGGGAAAATTTTTCAGCTCGCTCATAGAGCTATATAGTGAAACTTGGAATACGAAGCTTTATGAAAAAATCTCCCGCATTGTTGAAGAATACGAGCTGGAAGCTGCTAAATCCTTTCAAATACTCGATAATTCCGATAAGTTGATTCTCGAGCTTTCAAGAAAATATAGGCTTGGACTGGTAACTCTACAGGGAAAAAATGTTGCGTTGAAAATATTAAGTGAAATGGGTATACTGGAAAAGTTCGAGGTTGTAATTACGAGAAACGATGCTCCCGCAAGGCTTCTACAGCTGAAAAATGTTATAAACGAAGCAAATTTTGATCCTAGGGAAACTCTTGTTGTAGGCGATAGAGATGCTGATGTGGAGGCGGCTTTAAAGCTTGGCTGCTGGGCAGTACTAGTAGATCGTAAAGGAAAAGCTGAACGATATGACGAACCCGAGCAGAGGTTTTTTATTGTTTATAGCTTGCAAAAGATTCCAGAGATAATTACAGCGATTGAAGCTTAA
- a CDS encoding ATP-binding protein, whose product MSFDPRIQLAEKKLSQIRHVLLVAGGKGGVGKSTIAASLALSIARFSYKTGLLDADIHGPSIPKIIKVDFPAKSSVNGIEPAKLENLKIMSTAFFIDEDKPIPVRGESKEKLVLDLFAETDWSELDFLVVDLPPGMGDETLAVLKIFEKCGKAILVTTPSLLSVYVVEKLVKMLIREKVPILGIVKNMAYIPYKGEKIKLYKKDVVEKLALKYGIDVLGELPLDFDVEEKIFEGKTPLDSEKFAEEFKNIVQKVLDKIRLSN is encoded by the coding sequence GTGAGCTTTGATCCGAGAATTCAGTTAGCGGAGAAAAAGCTTTCTCAGATTAGGCATGTTTTGCTCGTGGCAGGCGGAAAGGGTGGCGTTGGAAAAAGCACTATAGCGGCTTCATTAGCTTTAAGCATTGCAAGGTTCAGTTATAAAACGGGGCTGCTCGACGCTGATATTCACGGACCAAGCATACCAAAGATCATTAAAGTTGATTTCCCAGCTAAAAGCAGCGTTAACGGTATAGAACCAGCAAAACTTGAAAATCTTAAAATAATGTCAACGGCTTTCTTCATTGACGAAGACAAGCCCATCCCAGTAAGGGGAGAGTCCAAAGAGAAGCTTGTTTTAGATCTTTTCGCTGAAACAGATTGGAGTGAACTCGACTTTTTGGTAGTCGACTTACCTCCCGGCATGGGAGACGAAACCCTGGCTGTTTTAAAGATATTTGAAAAGTGTGGAAAAGCTATTCTCGTAACAACGCCTTCGCTGCTTTCTGTATATGTTGTCGAAAAACTTGTTAAAATGTTGATTAGGGAAAAAGTTCCAATACTCGGCATAGTTAAAAACATGGCATACATACCCTATAAGGGGGAGAAGATAAAGCTCTACAAGAAAGATGTTGTAGAAAAGCTCGCTTTGAAATATGGTATTGATGTTCTGGGAGAGTTACCTTTAGACTTTGACGTGGAAGAGAAAATATTTGAAGGTAAAACGCCGCTAGACTCAGAAAAGTTCGCCGAAGAATTTAAGAATATAGTTCAAAAAGTTCTAGATAAAATTAGGCTATCGAATTAA
- a CDS encoding TrpB-like pyridoxal phosphate-dependent enzyme: protein MRTKFYLTEEEIPRYWYNILPDLPEQLPPPLKPNGEVLTADDLSPIFPRELIVQEMSNNRWIRIPEEVREVYSLWRPTPLVRAARLEKALKTPARIYYKLELSPPGSHKPNTAVAQAYYNAKEGIERLTTETGAGQWGSALAFATNLFGLKTTIYMVRVSYEQKPYRRVLMNIWGAEVVPSPSNRTKAGRSILEKDPDNPGSLGIAISEAVEDAATHDDTKYSLGSVLNHVLLHQTIIGLEALKQLEQADDYPDVVIGCVGGGSNFAGISYPFYYMKVTGKAPKDTKFIAVEPTASPSMTKGRYTYDHGDTARLTPLLKMYTLGHDFIPPPIHAGGLRYHGAAPTLSLLVRKGFYKSIAFNQIEVFDAARLFSRTEGIVPAPETAHAIKAVIDEAIRARERNEEKVILFNFSGHGLLDLKAYEEYIAGKLQPYEYPEKKVNISIERLYRLYPWLNNL, encoded by the coding sequence ATGCGAACAAAGTTTTACTTAACTGAAGAAGAAATACCTAGATATTGGTATAATATATTGCCAGACTTACCAGAGCAATTGCCTCCTCCTTTAAAGCCAAACGGCGAAGTTTTGACGGCAGACGATTTAAGCCCTATATTCCCTAGAGAATTGATAGTTCAAGAAATGAGCAACAACAGGTGGATAAGAATCCCAGAAGAAGTACGCGAGGTTTATAGCTTGTGGAGACCTACGCCTTTAGTTAGAGCTGCTAGACTGGAGAAAGCTTTGAAAACTCCCGCTAGGATATACTATAAACTTGAACTTAGCCCACCTGGCAGTCATAAACCAAACACTGCTGTTGCACAAGCATATTATAATGCAAAGGAAGGTATCGAAAGATTAACAACTGAAACTGGAGCAGGGCAATGGGGCTCTGCTCTCGCCTTTGCAACAAACCTGTTCGGTCTAAAGACAACAATTTACATGGTTAGGGTAAGCTACGAGCAGAAACCATATCGCCGCGTGTTGATGAACATTTGGGGTGCTGAAGTCGTTCCTAGCCCAAGTAATAGAACTAAAGCTGGGAGAAGTATATTAGAGAAAGATCCGGACAATCCTGGAAGCCTGGGGATTGCCATTAGCGAGGCAGTGGAAGATGCCGCTACTCATGATGACACCAAGTATTCATTGGGAAGCGTTTTAAATCATGTTCTTTTGCATCAGACGATTATAGGATTAGAGGCTTTAAAGCAGCTCGAGCAGGCCGATGATTACCCTGACGTTGTGATTGGTTGCGTGGGTGGAGGGAGCAATTTTGCAGGAATTTCATATCCATTCTACTACATGAAGGTTACTGGAAAAGCTCCAAAAGACACAAAGTTTATAGCTGTCGAGCCTACTGCTAGTCCTTCGATGACTAAAGGTAGATACACATATGACCATGGTGATACTGCAAGATTGACACCATTGCTTAAAATGTATACCTTAGGCCATGACTTTATACCGCCACCCATTCATGCAGGGGGTTTGAGGTATCACGGCGCTGCACCAACTTTAAGCTTGCTTGTGAGAAAGGGATTCTACAAGAGCATAGCCTTTAATCAAATTGAAGTTTTTGATGCTGCAAGACTCTTCTCCAGAACTGAGGGTATTGTTCCAGCGCCTGAAACAGCACATGCTATAAAAGCTGTCATAGACGAAGCTATCAGAGCGCGTGAAAGGAACGAAGAGAAGGTGATATTATTCAACTTTAGCGGTCATGGATTGTTGGATCTTAAAGCTTATGAAGAATACATAGCCGGTAAGCTTCAGCCATACGAGTATCCAGAAAAGAAAGTGAATATATCTATCGAGAGGCTATATAGGCTTTATCCATGGCTTAACAATTTATAA
- the hypD gene encoding hydrogenase formation protein HypD yields MKSGDFLKILLLRDKKVILDIASDIEKVAAKIDKKIKIMHVCGTHEHTVTYYGLRSLFPDNVSVIAGPGCPVCVVPAREIDEAIELALNGVKVYTYGDMYRVPGSHKSLADAKTEGGKVQVVYSIGDAIKLAKTENNESVFFSVGFETTAPIPAAHVNDGNIPENMTLLVSHRLTVPALKYVLDDPEIPLDGVIAPGHVSAIMGASAWSFVAEDYKIPVVVAGFEPVDFMMAVDIILRLIYKGEARLVNEYSRVVNWNGNLEAKKLMNKVFKAVDGEWRGIGVLPESVLSLREKYKRYDARERYDIEIKEVLDLPPGCKCADVILGKAVPTDCPMFLKACTRSRPYGPCMVSSEGTCSIWAKYGGYSIIRRKRKSL; encoded by the coding sequence ATGAAATCTGGGGATTTTTTAAAAATTCTACTCCTACGCGATAAAAAGGTGATACTGGATATAGCTTCCGATATAGAGAAAGTAGCAGCGAAAATAGATAAGAAAATTAAAATAATGCATGTATGCGGGACTCACGAACATACAGTAACCTATTATGGACTTAGAAGCCTTTTTCCAGACAATGTATCTGTAATAGCGGGTCCTGGCTGTCCCGTTTGTGTGGTGCCAGCTAGAGAAATTGACGAAGCTATAGAGCTTGCGTTAAACGGGGTGAAAGTCTATACTTATGGAGATATGTATAGAGTACCTGGTTCACACAAGAGTTTGGCAGATGCCAAAACTGAAGGAGGAAAGGTCCAGGTAGTATACAGCATAGGCGATGCTATAAAACTGGCGAAAACCGAGAATAATGAGTCTGTCTTTTTCTCTGTGGGATTTGAAACTACGGCACCTATTCCAGCAGCTCACGTAAACGATGGTAATATACCGGAGAACATGACTTTGCTTGTAAGTCATAGATTAACAGTGCCAGCACTAAAGTACGTTCTAGACGACCCAGAAATACCGTTGGATGGAGTTATAGCTCCTGGTCATGTATCGGCGATAATGGGAGCTTCTGCGTGGAGCTTTGTTGCCGAAGATTACAAGATTCCAGTCGTTGTTGCCGGTTTTGAGCCTGTAGATTTTATGATGGCTGTAGATATTATCCTGAGGTTAATATATAAGGGCGAAGCCAGACTTGTGAACGAATATTCTAGAGTTGTTAATTGGAATGGAAACTTAGAGGCTAAGAAGCTGATGAATAAGGTTTTTAAAGCAGTGGACGGCGAGTGGAGAGGTATAGGAGTACTTCCTGAAAGCGTTTTATCTCTAAGAGAAAAATATAAGCGATACGATGCCCGGGAAAGATATGATATTGAAATAAAAGAAGTTTTAGATTTGCCTCCAGGATGTAAATGTGCGGATGTTATATTAGGAAAAGCTGTTCCCACGGACTGTCCCATGTTTTTAAAAGCATGTACCCGTAGCAGGCCTTACGGTCCCTGTATGGTGTCTAGCGAAGGTACATGTTCTATATGGGCTAAATATGGAGGCTATAGTATTATTAGAAGAAAACGAAAATCCTTGTAA
- a CDS encoding HypC/HybG/HupF family hydrogenase formation chaperone, which yields MCLGVPAKVIEIKDNGRRAVVDYGGIIREVDAFLMPDLKVGEYVIVHAGAIIEKLDEKEALESLKAWREVITILAGELERE from the coding sequence ATGTGCTTAGGAGTTCCTGCAAAAGTTATAGAGATTAAAGATAATGGAAGAAGAGCCGTCGTTGACTACGGAGGCATTATAAGGGAAGTCGATGCTTTCCTTATGCCAGACCTGAAAGTTGGAGAATATGTTATAGTACATGCTGGCGCAATTATAGAGAAGCTTGACGAGAAGGAAGCGTTAGAAAGTTTAAAAGCTTGGAGAGAGGTTATAACCATTTTAGCAGGAGAGCTAGAGAGAGAGTGA
- a CDS encoding polyprenyl synthetase family protein codes for MENFVESKTREHLEDIAEELDAYIRFFIKRKFDSFLVKPIVYSTLGNKKLRSSLLILIGELLGGNRDELLDIASAIELACSASLIHGDIINGLKMRNDKETVWAKYGVDVALLLSHIMVSAGVLIVARKGDWLAKFVIDAWRRASIGNYLDTLYKKEKLERSVSYDEIIGLKTGSLFEAACFIGAGVVSGIDAARAAGVYGYNIGCAYQVIDDLAGLSADKEESGSAKLLELEGKDDAWNYGFKLARLYLEQATFAVDSLSGFTERDVEILKYVPVIVVKDLAKEGGSKFEDEVNSLLQNIISKSQGSL; via the coding sequence ATGGAAAATTTCGTAGAATCAAAAACTAGGGAACATTTAGAAGACATCGCTGAGGAATTAGATGCATATATAAGATTTTTCATAAAGAGAAAATTCGATTCTTTCCTAGTAAAACCTATAGTGTATTCTACTCTTGGCAACAAAAAGCTTAGAAGCAGTTTATTAATTTTGATAGGCGAATTGTTAGGCGGGAATAGAGACGAACTTTTAGATATAGCATCTGCTATTGAATTAGCTTGCTCTGCAAGCTTAATACACGGCGATATCATTAACGGCTTAAAAATGAGAAATGATAAAGAAACTGTTTGGGCAAAATATGGTGTAGATGTTGCGCTTCTTCTCTCTCACATAATGGTTTCGGCTGGAGTGTTGATTGTTGCGCGTAAAGGCGATTGGCTAGCCAAATTTGTCATCGACGCTTGGAGGAGAGCTTCCATAGGAAATTATCTGGATACTTTATATAAGAAAGAAAAGCTAGAGCGGTCTGTAAGTTATGATGAGATTATAGGATTAAAAACTGGGTCCCTTTTTGAAGCTGCTTGCTTTATAGGAGCTGGAGTCGTGTCAGGCATTGATGCGGCCCGAGCAGCTGGAGTTTATGGTTACAACATTGGTTGTGCATATCAAGTGATAGATGATTTAGCTGGATTATCAGCCGATAAAGAAGAAAGTGGAAGCGCAAAATTATTAGAATTAGAGGGAAAAGACGACGCATGGAATTATGGTTTTAAGCTAGCCCGGTTGTATTTAGAGCAAGCAACGTTTGCCGTTGACTCACTATCTGGTTTCACTGAGCGAGACGTTGAAATTTTAAAATATGTTCCCGTAATAGTGGTCAAAGATTTAGCAAAAGAGGGGGGAAGTAAATTCGAGGATGAAGTTAATTCACTGTTACAAAATATTATTTCTAAAAGCCAGGGTAGTCTCTAG
- a CDS encoding type II toxin-antitoxin system VapC family toxin, which yields MKTRKLVLDASVIAKWYNKEIYSENAQTILKEYISGRVELLEPTLVLYEVGNAVIKNRQLTVEDCKKSMKSLYTLLKDVLVELGEESLIKIVEMARKLKLTLYDTVYVYLAEINNATLVTADNKQYEGSKQTVKTVHLKNYTLREK from the coding sequence ATGAAAACTAGAAAACTCGTACTCGATGCTTCTGTAATAGCGAAATGGTATAACAAAGAGATATACAGCGAAAACGCCCAAACGATTTTAAAAGAATACATTTCGGGGCGCGTAGAACTCCTAGAGCCCACCTTAGTCCTATACGAGGTCGGAAACGCCGTCATTAAAAACAGACAATTGACGGTTGAAGATTGTAAAAAATCTATGAAAAGCCTATACACCCTCCTCAAAGACGTACTAGTAGAGCTGGGGGAAGAATCGCTAATAAAAATAGTAGAAATGGCTAGAAAACTAAAATTAACTCTATACGATACAGTATACGTATACCTAGCAGAAATAAACAACGCAACTCTAGTAACAGCAGACAATAAACAATACGAAGGATCAAAACAAACCGTTAAAACAGTACACTTAAAAAACTATACTCTGAGAGAAAAATGA
- the hypA gene encoding hydrogenase nickel incorporation protein HypA, whose translation MHEWSLAEGIYRAVIDFAEKSKAKKVIEIEVQVGELSNLDLELMKEAFHVLAKGSIAENAKINFKVEKVVFQCEKCGYEWGLKEALEQMRRSLNEDKHIVDEEGTLDLPIHYMPDLVYAFVTCPKCGSSNYKVVSGTGISIRKVVIEK comes from the coding sequence TTGCACGAGTGGAGTCTTGCAGAGGGTATATACAGAGCTGTCATAGATTTCGCCGAAAAAAGTAAAGCGAAAAAGGTTATCGAAATTGAAGTGCAGGTAGGGGAGTTATCAAATTTAGACTTGGAATTGATGAAAGAAGCTTTCCACGTGCTCGCAAAAGGCTCTATAGCTGAGAACGCGAAAATTAATTTCAAAGTTGAAAAAGTTGTTTTCCAATGCGAAAAGTGCGGTTACGAATGGGGATTAAAAGAAGCGCTTGAGCAGATGAGGAGAAGCTTAAACGAAGATAAGCACATAGTAGATGAAGAGGGCACCCTAGACTTGCCGATTCACTATATGCCAGATCTTGTTTATGCATTTGTCACTTGTCCAAAATGCGGAAGTAGTAATTACAAGGTGGTCAGCGGAACTGGTATATCTATAAGAAAGGTGGTGATTGAGAAGTGA
- the hypE gene encoding hydrogenase expression/formation protein HypE, with protein MLAKIKLSHGGGGKETAEIIENIIKPRFKLRKVFNGIGLEELDDGASIPITDKLHGSNIVVTSDSYTVYPIFFPGGDIGKLAACGSINDLAVMGAIPIAMLDTIVVEEGFLIEDLNRILDSFKKILESENIALLGGDFKVMPRGKLDGIVISTVGIGIAEKVITDTGIKPGDKIVVNGSIGEHGAAIMAAQAGMEVESSGILSDVQPLTSVMREALKHGSVHAAKDLTRGGLASALNEFASKNSLTIYIYENKIPVREEVLAFSEMLGIDPLVLACEGRVIIAAPPGDAERIVKAWKNMGFKNAEIIGEVTTEKPGYVLLETLAGGIRIVEKPTGEIVPRIC; from the coding sequence GTGTTGGCAAAAATTAAACTTTCGCATGGTGGAGGCGGAAAAGAGACAGCAGAAATTATAGAGAATATTATAAAGCCCCGTTTTAAACTTAGAAAAGTATTTAATGGTATAGGGCTTGAAGAACTAGATGATGGAGCTTCTATACCAATAACTGATAAACTACACGGAAGCAATATAGTCGTCACCTCCGATAGCTACACTGTATATCCTATATTTTTTCCGGGAGGAGATATAGGCAAACTTGCAGCCTGCGGCTCTATTAATGACTTAGCCGTTATGGGAGCTATTCCTATAGCTATGCTTGATACTATTGTTGTGGAGGAAGGTTTTCTCATAGAAGACTTAAACCGTATTTTAGATTCCTTTAAAAAAATCTTGGAGAGCGAGAATATAGCTCTTCTTGGTGGAGATTTTAAAGTTATGCCTAGAGGAAAGCTTGATGGTATAGTAATATCAACCGTGGGTATTGGAATTGCCGAAAAAGTAATAACAGATACTGGAATAAAGCCCGGAGATAAAATAGTGGTTAATGGGAGTATAGGAGAGCATGGAGCAGCTATAATGGCTGCTCAAGCTGGTATGGAAGTTGAATCCTCTGGTATTTTATCGGATGTACAGCCGTTAACTAGTGTTATGCGAGAAGCTTTAAAACATGGAAGTGTTCATGCAGCAAAAGATTTAACCCGGGGAGGTCTGGCTTCCGCTCTAAACGAGTTTGCCTCCAAAAACAGCCTCACGATATATATCTACGAGAATAAAATACCAGTGAGAGAAGAAGTTTTAGCTTTTTCAGAAATGCTAGGTATAGATCCCTTAGTTTTAGCCTGTGAAGGCAGGGTAATCATAGCGGCGCCTCCGGGAGATGCTGAAAGAATAGTTAAAGCATGGAAGAATATGGGCTTTAAAAATGCGGAAATAATAGGAGAAGTTACTACAGAAAAACCGGGTTATGTGCTTTTGGAAACTCTAGCAGGGGGAATAAGAATAGTTGAGAAACCGACTGGCGAGATTGTTCCAAGAATATGCTAG
- a CDS encoding RNA 2'-phosphotransferase, protein MSDSIFKCRKCCVYTEKSVHCGVEASLVMDGARRVKLSKLISGTLRHFPERLGLKLDREGFVGIEELVKAIKSNKKSYSWLNSEHVIALAMLDPKGRFEIKNGKIRARYGHSIKVRINYIEDREVKVLYHGTTKERLKDILSRGLRPMKRLKVHLTSSIEEAWQNARRWNRRPVVIVVDADALRNKGMKILKAGKYTYLVDKVPVDCITKILEG, encoded by the coding sequence ATGAGCGATAGCATATTCAAGTGCCGTAAATGCTGTGTGTATACGGAAAAAAGCGTACATTGTGGTGTTGAAGCATCTCTTGTTATGGATGGAGCGAGAAGAGTGAAATTGAGCAAGCTTATTTCTGGAACATTAAGACATTTCCCGGAACGTTTAGGATTAAAACTGGATAGGGAAGGTTTTGTAGGGATAGAGGAGCTTGTAAAGGCTATAAAAAGTAACAAGAAGAGTTACTCTTGGCTAAACTCTGAACATGTAATTGCGTTAGCTATGCTCGATCCAAAAGGGCGCTTCGAAATTAAAAATGGAAAAATTAGGGCAAGATACGGTCACAGCATAAAGGTGCGCATTAATTACATAGAGGATAGAGAAGTGAAAGTACTCTATCATGGAACTACGAAGGAAAGACTGAAGGATATACTATCGCGCGGTCTAAGGCCGATGAAAAGGTTAAAAGTTCACTTAACTTCTAGCATCGAGGAAGCTTGGCAAAATGCTAGAAGATGGAATAGAAGACCCGTGGTTATTGTAGTTGATGCCGATGCTTTGAGAAATAAGGGGATGAAAATTTTGAAAGCTGGAAAATACACTTATTTAGTTGATAAGGTCCCAGTAGATTGTATAACGAAGATCTTGGAAGGTTAG